The following coding sequences are from one Pseudomonas oryzae window:
- a CDS encoding DUF3501 family protein codes for MKALAHADLLSLENYARERAEFRARVMAHKKARTLHVGAHLTLLFEDRLTIQYQVQEILRIERIFEAERIQDELDAYNPLIPDGDNLKATLMIEFADVEQRRRELARLRGLEHAIELRVAGCPPVLAVADEDLPRSNEEKTSAVHFLRFPLTPTHIAAWNAGAPVRVACTLAAMPVEATLSGEQRCALAADFA; via the coding sequence ATGAAAGCACTTGCCCACGCAGACCTGCTCAGCCTGGAAAACTACGCCCGCGAGCGCGCCGAGTTCCGCGCCCGGGTGATGGCACACAAGAAGGCGCGCACCCTGCATGTCGGCGCGCACCTGACGCTGCTCTTCGAGGATCGCCTGACCATCCAGTACCAGGTGCAGGAGATCCTGCGCATCGAGCGGATCTTCGAGGCCGAGCGCATCCAGGACGAACTGGACGCCTACAACCCGCTGATCCCCGACGGCGACAACCTCAAGGCCACCCTGATGATCGAGTTCGCCGACGTCGAGCAGCGCCGCCGCGAGCTGGCGCGCCTGCGCGGCCTGGAACACGCCATCGAGCTGCGCGTGGCGGGCTGCCCGCCGGTGCTGGCCGTCGCCGACGAGGACCTGCCGCGCAGCAACGAGGAGAAGACCTCCGCCGTGCACTTCCTGCGCTTCCCGCTCACCCCGACGCACATCGCCGCGTGGAATGCCGGCGCGCCGGTGCGCGTCGCCTGCACCCTGGCGGCCATGCCGGTCGAGGCGACGCTGAGCGGCGAGCAGCGCTGCGCGCTGGCGGCGGATTTCGCCTGA
- a CDS encoding heterodisulfide reductase-related iron-sulfur binding cluster, giving the protein MAEPIDSSREGNLEAPTRHPLGQDQPEFWDRAALEAEQERVFQICHGCRRCVSLCHAFPTLFDLVDASPTLEVDGVAKADYAKVTDQCYLCDLCYQTKCPYTPPHPWNVDFPHLMLRAKAVRFRERGAPLSAKILASTREVGRLVSNPGVAQVVNAANRNPKARKLLERSLAVHAEARVPTYHTPTARQRLKHLRGGGLAWPAGRTRGQLAIFATCYCDHSAPGVVEDLAAILAHNAIPARLVERESCCGMPRLELGDLDTVRRYKEANIPQLAQMVRDGWDLTAAVPSCVLMFKQELPLMFPDDPEVALVRDAFFDPFEYLMERHRAGLLDTDFKQPLGKVVWHVACHQRVQKIGPKTREILQLVQGTEIVTVERCSGHDGTYGVKRDTYALSRKLAKPVERRVADAAAEHFTSDCPMAGEHIAHGLNDKPAAEHPLSLLRKAYGI; this is encoded by the coding sequence ATGGCCGAGCCCATCGACAGCAGCCGCGAAGGCAACCTCGAAGCCCCGACCCGTCATCCGCTGGGCCAGGACCAGCCGGAGTTCTGGGACCGCGCGGCACTGGAGGCCGAGCAGGAACGGGTGTTCCAGATCTGTCACGGCTGCCGCCGCTGCGTCAGCCTGTGCCACGCCTTCCCCACCCTGTTCGATCTGGTCGACGCCTCGCCGACCCTGGAGGTCGACGGCGTGGCCAAGGCCGACTACGCCAAGGTCACCGACCAGTGCTACCTGTGCGACCTCTGCTACCAGACCAAGTGCCCGTACACCCCGCCGCATCCGTGGAACGTCGACTTCCCGCACCTGATGCTGCGCGCCAAGGCGGTGCGCTTCCGCGAGCGCGGCGCGCCGCTGTCGGCGAAGATCCTCGCCAGCACCCGCGAGGTCGGCCGCCTGGTCTCCAACCCCGGCGTGGCTCAGGTGGTCAACGCCGCCAACCGCAACCCCAAGGCACGCAAGCTGCTGGAGCGCAGCCTGGCCGTGCATGCCGAGGCGCGGGTGCCGACCTACCACACGCCCACCGCGCGCCAGCGCCTCAAGCACCTGCGTGGCGGCGGCCTGGCCTGGCCCGCCGGCCGCACGCGCGGCCAGCTCGCCATCTTCGCCACCTGCTACTGCGATCACTCGGCGCCCGGCGTGGTCGAGGACCTCGCCGCCATCCTCGCCCACAACGCCATCCCCGCCCGCCTGGTGGAGCGGGAAAGCTGCTGCGGCATGCCGCGCCTGGAGCTGGGCGACCTCGACACCGTGCGCAGGTACAAGGAAGCCAACATCCCGCAGCTGGCGCAGATGGTTCGCGACGGCTGGGACCTCACCGCCGCGGTGCCCTCCTGCGTGCTGATGTTCAAGCAGGAACTGCCGCTGATGTTCCCCGACGATCCCGAGGTGGCGCTGGTGCGCGACGCCTTCTTCGATCCCTTCGAGTACCTGATGGAGCGCCACCGCGCCGGCCTGCTCGACACCGACTTCAAGCAGCCGCTGGGCAAGGTGGTCTGGCACGTCGCCTGCCACCAGCGCGTGCAGAAGATCGGCCCGAAGACCCGCGAGATCCTCCAGCTGGTGCAGGGCACCGAGATCGTCACCGTCGAGCGCTGCTCCGGCCACGACGGCACCTACGGCGTGAAACGCGACACCTACGCGCTGTCGCGCAAGCTGGCCAAGCCGGTGGAGCGCCGCGTCGCCGACGCCGCTGCCGAGCACTTCACCAGCGACTGCCCGATGGCCGGTGAGCACATCGCCCACGGCCTGAACGACAAGCCCGCCGCAGAGCATCCCCTGAGCCTGCTGCGCAAGGCCTATGGCATATGA
- a CDS encoding rubrerythrin family protein, translating to MSTLKGSKTEQNLKDAFAGESMANRRYLYFAAKADVEGYNDVSTVFRSTAEGETGHAHGHLEYLEQCGDPATGLPFGGTGLNLKSAIAGETHEYTDMYPGMAKVAREEGFDEVADWFETLAKAERSHANRFQKALDELG from the coding sequence ATGAGCACGCTGAAAGGTTCGAAGACCGAACAAAACCTGAAGGACGCCTTCGCCGGCGAGTCCATGGCCAACCGCCGCTACCTGTACTTCGCCGCCAAGGCCGACGTGGAAGGCTACAACGACGTCTCCACGGTGTTCCGCTCCACCGCCGAAGGCGAGACCGGCCACGCCCACGGCCACCTGGAATACCTGGAGCAGTGCGGCGACCCGGCCACCGGCCTGCCGTTCGGCGGCACCGGCCTCAACCTGAAGAGCGCCATCGCCGGCGAGACCCACGAGTACACCGACATGTACCCGGGCATGGCCAAGGTGGCCCGCGAGGAAGGCTTCGACGAGGTCGCCGACTGGTTCGAGACCCTGGCCAAGGCCGAGCGCTCGCACGCCAACCGCTTCCAGAAGGCCCTCGACGAACTGGGCTGA